TCGCAAGACGACAAGGCCGAGTACCACCGCTCACTGGCAGAGACCCGGCTCCGGCCCAAGAGTTTGTCGTCGTCGGTGCAGTTCCTCTCGACTCCGCCCGACTCGCTGTACATCGGCCAGCTTGAAGACAGCGGCCAGGTCCGCCTGTTCTGCGAGTCGGTGGGGGTGGTCGTGGGCGCGGATGAGCGCGCACTGCTCCGGGGGACTTCGACCACACTTGGGGCCGTCCCCGCCGGCGAGCCGGTCGATAGTTACCTGATCCATATCGACCCGGTCGGGGATTCAGAAGACGCTGCGGCCGTGCTGCAGGGTGTGATTACGTTTGACCGCCCGGTCGAAGCGGTCATCGGTTCGTCCAGAGCGCTGCTGGCGGGCGATCCCATCTTTGGTGCGCCCATGACGGCATACCCGCGCAGCTACCAGACGGCCGGCGGCAGTCCCAGCGACCTGGCGTGGGGGACCGAGCGGGGGGATGACAGTCTGTCGCTGAGCACCGACCGCAAGACCCTCTACTTCCGGCTGCAGGCCGGCAGCGCGATCGACCAGGTCCGCATCCTTGTCCGGAGCGAGGACAACCCCTAGCCCGATTTCTTTGTGCCTGAATGTCAGGCCTGTTTACTTTCCCCTCATTTTTGGAGGACTCGAAATGAAGACTCGCAACCGACTCAACCTGACCCCCGCCATGCTCGTCGCAGGGCTGGGTGCCGCCATGGCCGTGCCCGCATCGGCCGCGGTGTTCGCATTCGATAGCAACGGCACCGACGCCCGCGTGGTCACCGAGCCCAGTGGTGCCCGCGACGATAACAACGGCGGCAACACCGCGACCGGCGCGCTGATCGGGCTGAACAGTCCGGCCGCTGTCGATAACTTCATGCTTTACGACTTCAACGGCCTGGGTGCCGCGGCGGGCGAAATCGTCGTCAGCGCGACCGTGACCATCAATGTCGCGACCGGGTTCACGAATGCGAACCACGGCGGTGTCAACGACCTGATCAACCTGAGCGAGATCGCGCTGACCAACGATGGCTGGGTCGATGGCGGCGGCGTCATCACCGGTGCCGACACCCCCGCCGATGACGGGACTGTCAGCTTTGCCAACGCCGTCCAGTTCAACGGCAGCGGCACAACCGTGGCGTGGCAGGACGCCGGCGGGGCCGATGTCGCCAACCTCCTGGGTGCCTTGACCCTGATCGATTCGGTCCCCGGCTACGTGTCGGGTGGCGGGACGCCGACGCTGACATTCAATGTCTCCGCCGCGATGGCTCAGAGCTGGATCGACAACGGCGTGGGCGGCGTTGCCCTGTCCACCACCGATGACGGCGACTCGCGGTCGCGCTTTAATTTCCAACTCGATGCCGCGACCCTTAACGTCACGACCGTCCCCGAGCCCGGCTCGCTGGCGCTGCTCGGGCTGGGTGGCCTGGCGCTGCTGCGTCGCCGCCGCGCCTGATGGATCCTCCTTCACTGCGTGGCCGCGTCGTGCGGCCGCGCGGTTTTCCCCGTGCGTGCAACCCCTCTCAAACCCGGAGCCGTTATGAAACGTCATCTCCCCTCCCGTCTTGGCTTCACGCTGATCGAGCTGCTCGTGGTCATCTCGATCATCGCGCTGCTCATCGCCATCCTCTTGCCGGCCCTCGCGGCGGCGCGGACCGCGGCGCTCAAGACCAAGTGCGCCGCGAACCTGCAGCAGCAGGGGATCGCGATCGCCGCCTTCGCCGCCGACCACAACATGGACACCCCGCCCCGATCCGACAACGGTGTGAACACCGGTGTCTACGCGATCTGGCTCAACCTCGGCGCGTGGTCCGACCACTCCGAGTTTGGCCGGTTCCGCCGTGCCGGCGTCTTGATCAACCAGGACTACCTGACCGCCCCGGAGGCGCTGTACTGCCCCGCGCTGACCCGCACCCACGACTGGCTCCGGCCTGGCGGGCTTCGGCCGGGTACGAACCAGGGCGGATACTTCCATGAAGACCAGATCCCATCCGGCGTCGCGGTCATGACCTGGGGCTATCACTACCGCGAGACCTATGACCGTGCAGATACCGGGCAACTGAACAAGACCCTGAATCTGGACCTCGACCCGACCGACCTGGCCATCGTCTCCGACGGTTTTTCCGACCCGCTCCGCGGCGTCAATGACCATCATGGCGATGGGTACAATTATGCCCGCCTGGATGGCAGCGGCACCTTCTACCGCGACAGCGCCGAAGAGCTGCTCAACATCAACGGCGGGGCGCGCTACAACGCGATCGCGCCGCTGCTGGAGCAGGCCTGGGAGTCGCTGCGTGCGGAAGAACTGGTCCCGATCCCCTGACCTGACGCCGGATCGGTCACGGCAGCCAACCAAGAATCAAGACACCGACAGTCCGTAGGAGTTTGTTATGAGCATTGCTGTTTGGATGCCAAGAGTTGTGTTGTGCCTGCTACTTCTCGCCGGTGCGGCAGGGGTGAAGGCGCAGAACGTCGCGCCCGCCCGCCCCAACATCATCATCATGATGGCGGACGATATGGGCTGGGCCGACATGGACTTCGCGATCCGGCTGGGCGAGGACGCCAACGGCGACGAGATCATCTACCCCGGCACCCCGCACTGGGACACGCCCAACCTCGTGGCGATGTCGGCGAACGGGCTGACCTTCAGCCGGATGTACAGCCAGAACCCCGTGTGCAGCCCGACCCGCGCGAGCGTGTTGAGCGGTCGCTCGCCCGAACGCATCGGCATCCCCTTCGCCAACACCGGCAAGATGGAAAACCGCGAGGTCACCGTCGCCGAGTACGCCGCCGCGCTGGGCTACACCACCGGGCTCTTTGGCAAGTGGCACCTGGGCTCGCTGACCCGCGATGTCAACGACGCCAACCGTGGCGGACCCAATAGCTTCGACGTCTATACGACGCCGTTTGATAGCGGCTTTGTCGCGATGTACGCCACCGAATCCAAGACCTCGACCTACAACCCCGGTACCAGCGGGCTCACGACCACGACCCGCTACTGGACCGGGCCCGGCCAATCCATCCCGCTCAACGACACGCAGCTCCAAGGCGACGACTCGGCCATCATCGCGCGCGAGACCATCGCGTTTATGCAGCAGGCGGTCAAGACCGGCGGCCCGTTCCTCGCCGTGACCTGGTTCCACACCCCGCACAAGCCCACCAACACCCCGGGCAATACGGACGTCAACAACCTGCCGGCGTACATCTATGCGATGGAAGACCTCGACGCCGCGATCGGCGAGGTCCGCGCGGCCGTGCAGGCCCTGGGGATCGCCAACGACACCATCATCCTGTTCACCTCTGATAACGGCCCGGAAGACGGGCAGGACTACAACAACGACGGGCTGCGCGACAACAAGCGCGAGCTCTACGAGGGCGGCGTCCGCGTGCCCGGGATCATCGAGTGGCCCGGACAGATCGAGGTGGGTGTGACCCATACCCCGATGGTCACGACCGACTACCTGCCGACCCTGCTGGAGGTCTGGGGGATCGACGCCGTGGACGACCGCCCGCTGGACGGGCAGAGCATGGCCCAGACGATCTTCGGCGACCGCGACACGGTGCGCGACCGGACGATCGTTTTCAAATCCACCAACGGCCACCAGTCCGCGATAGGGATCGAAGGCCGGTACAAGCTGATCTCAACCAACAACGGCGCGAGCTGGGAACTCTACGACATCGTCGTCGACTACGACGAGGACAACCCGCTCGCGACGAGCGCGAACATCGGCAGCCGGGACGCCGCGACTCAGGCGATCTACCAGCAGCTCTTGAGCGACTACAACGCCTGGGACGCATCGGTCCAGAACAGTCTGGGCGGCGACATCACGGGCGATTACGAGACCCGCGTCGCCGAGGTGACGGGCGCGGTCCTGCTGCGCGAGCCCCCGGAGTTCCTCGGGCTCGGGTCGGTCGTGGACGACACCCCGCGGGTCTACCTCGAACGCCAGTACGCGACCCTGCAGAGCGACCTCACCCTCGACTCGGACGGGTCGGCCGGGGCCCACAACAGGGACGGCTCGGCCATGCTGGCCCGGGGCACGGTCGTCCACAGCTACCTCATCCATTTCGACCCGGCCGAAAGCGAGACCGTCTCGTTCGAGATCACCTTCGAGGACACCATCCTCGGCGTCATCGGCGAGAACACACTCCTCGAAGCCAGCGACTATCTCAGCTACGCCGACCCCAACTTCGACCCGGGCGGGACGCGCACCCTGGAGGGTAACGACTCGTGGACGATCTCCGAGGGCGGCAAGACGATCACCTTCAACCTCAGCGCCTCGGCCAACGGCCTGGACAATGCCCGCATCCTCACCGAGTCGTCGCTCCAGTTTGTCGAGCTGGCGCTGCTCGGCGACCTCGACGCCGACGGCTTCGTCGGGGCCGCGGACATGGACAT
The sequence above is a segment of the Phycisphaeraceae bacterium D3-23 genome. Coding sequences within it:
- a CDS encoding PEP-CTERM sorting domain-containing protein, giving the protein MKTRNRLNLTPAMLVAGLGAAMAVPASAAVFAFDSNGTDARVVTEPSGARDDNNGGNTATGALIGLNSPAAVDNFMLYDFNGLGAAAGEIVVSATVTINVATGFTNANHGGVNDLINLSEIALTNDGWVDGGGVITGADTPADDGTVSFANAVQFNGSGTTVAWQDAGGADVANLLGALTLIDSVPGYVSGGGTPTLTFNVSAAMAQSWIDNGVGGVALSTTDDGDSRSRFNFQLDAATLNVTTVPEPGSLALLGLGGLALLRRRRA
- a CDS encoding prepilin-type N-terminal cleavage/methylation domain-containing protein, with translation MKRHLPSRLGFTLIELLVVISIIALLIAILLPALAAARTAALKTKCAANLQQQGIAIAAFAADHNMDTPPRSDNGVNTGVYAIWLNLGAWSDHSEFGRFRRAGVLINQDYLTAPEALYCPALTRTHDWLRPGGLRPGTNQGGYFHEDQIPSGVAVMTWGYHYRETYDRADTGQLNKTLNLDLDPTDLAIVSDGFSDPLRGVNDHHGDGYNYARLDGSGTFYRDSAEELLNINGGARYNAIAPLLEQAWESLRAEELVPIP
- a CDS encoding sulfatase-like hydrolase/transferase, with amino-acid sequence MSIAVWMPRVVLCLLLLAGAAGVKAQNVAPARPNIIIMMADDMGWADMDFAIRLGEDANGDEIIYPGTPHWDTPNLVAMSANGLTFSRMYSQNPVCSPTRASVLSGRSPERIGIPFANTGKMENREVTVAEYAAALGYTTGLFGKWHLGSLTRDVNDANRGGPNSFDVYTTPFDSGFVAMYATESKTSTYNPGTSGLTTTTRYWTGPGQSIPLNDTQLQGDDSAIIARETIAFMQQAVKTGGPFLAVTWFHTPHKPTNTPGNTDVNNLPAYIYAMEDLDAAIGEVRAAVQALGIANDTIILFTSDNGPEDGQDYNNDGLRDNKRELYEGGVRVPGIIEWPGQIEVGVTHTPMVTTDYLPTLLEVWGIDAVDDRPLDGQSMAQTIFGDRDTVRDRTIVFKSTNGHQSAIGIEGRYKLISTNNGASWELYDIVVDYDEDNPLATSANIGSRDAATQAIYQQLLSDYNAWDASVQNSLGGDITGDYETRVAEVTGAVLLREPPEFLGLGSVVDDTPRVYLERQYATLQSDLTLDSDGSAGAHNRDGSAMLARGTVVHSYLIHFDPAESETVSFEITFEDTILGVIGENTLLEASDYLSYADPNFDPGGTRTLEGNDSWTISEGGKTITFNLSASANGLDNARILTESSLQFVELALLGDLDADGFVGAADMDIILANWGQAVPVGVGIFGDANTDGVVNLADLQLVISQWGMGTPPEPPPTRSRRPRPRPAV